A segment of the uncultured Desulfobulbus sp. genome:
TCAAGTACAATGCGACCAGAAAACTGGTTCTCAAAGGAGTGGACGGTATCGTGTTCGTAGCCGATGCCCAGGAACAGATGCGGGAAAAAAACATTCGTTCGCTCAACCAGCTCCACGAAAATCTGCTGAGCTACAAGGAATCTATTTTCAAGATCCCCCTGGTTTTGCAGTACAATAAAGTCGACCTTCGCAATCAGGGCATTCCCATCCTGCCCACATCGGTTCTGGAAAAGGATTTAAACAGCAAACTCAAGGTGCCCTACTTCGAGGCGTCTGCCCTTACAGGATACAATGTCCCAGAAACATTAAAAAAAATCATTTCCTCGACCGTAATCTCCATCCAGAAAAAACTTATGTAGTGGCACCAATCCCCATGCCAACACACCTGAGTCGGTAGAATGAAAAAATCGCAGCGAGACACATATACCCTTACCGAAGACTTCGAAGACCTGACCCTCTTTGCCAATGAGTCCTTCGATACCCAGGATGTTGACCTCTTTGAGTTCACCAGTGAAGAGTCCTCGCCGTTGACACGGCTTAAATCGATTATCCTGTCCCTGGACTGGGAAATAAACGATGAGATCCTCCAGGAACTTGCCGATGAAATCGGCAACCTGCAACCGATGTGGCAGGGAGACAAGGTAGCTGAGGTATACCTTCAGGGGCTGGCCAAGATCGGCAATTATATCCGCACCAAGGGCGCCTATGCACACCCCAACTCCATTAAGCTCCTACTGACCTTTTTCTACAACTTCGAGAAGATTATTTCTTCGCCTGACATATCCGGAGACCAGATCACCCAGCTGCTCAAGGGAGATGTCCGAAAATTCAAGATCCTGCAATATCAGATCACCCGGAGCGAACAGGGCGAGGAGCTGCCTCAGGAAGATTTCTCCTTCATCCCTGTACCGACCGACCATGGCACCGTGTCGCCTCCCGAAGACGCCCCTCCCACACAGTTGCTCAAAGCTGCAATTCTCGGGCTTGATTGGGAAGTCACTGATGAAAGTCTTGTTCAGTTCAATGCCAACTTGGCCGCCTGCCATCAGCAGATGACCGAAAACAAACCGGCACTGGTTCTTCTCCAGGGACTGCAGGCCCTTGGCGACTACATCGCCGATGAGCGAGCCAACTCCCATCCGGACGCCTTCACCCTGCTGCACTCCTTTAACGAGGCCCTTGACAGGGTAACCACTCAATCGCCTCCGGATGAGAATGAGGTGCAGGAACTCCTGGTTGATCGAATCAATCGCCTCAACAACCTGAAGATGGTCATCGCCAACACGGAAGCCACCGCATCGGTTGATGAGGCCTTGATCGCAGGGGTTGTCGAGGAAATCAGCGGTCCGACAACCTATCACCAGCCCGAAAATTTCGAGGCAACAATCGAGGAAATTTCTTCCCCTGTATCTCCAGCCGTGGAGGAGCCAGCTGCTGAGTCTCATCCGCCAGAGGAGGATACCTTCTCCCTGGGCGATGAGATCGATTCCATTTTCGGCATGGAGGCCAAACCTGCCATGGAGACAGCGGATGAGCAGTATCCGGATGAAATCCTTCCTCCAGACGCCATTCACCCGGTGGACGATGAGTTGGCCGACGACCTGATCGGAGCGCAACTCAGTTCCAAGCGCGGATTTGCGCCGGCTCTCTCCGAAACCGAGGAAGATGCCGGATTCAACGTCGATGCAGCTGACATGGATCTCCCAGAACAAAACGATCTGGCAGAACAGCTTGACTTTCTCTTTGCCGATTCAGAGGATTCCGAACTGGTCCTGGAAGATACCTCGACTGGCAACGAGGGAATCTCTCTGCCCGAATTTTCTATGGACGAACCCATTGCCGCCCTGGCCGATGTAGAATTTTCCCTGGAAGAAACGGGTGAGAAGGGAGAAGAACCCGTCCTGACGCCTGTTCTGGAAGAAAGTGTGCTTGATATTGAAAGCAAGCTCGACAGCTTTTTCACCGATACAGACGAGCAACCCGTGGAAACGGTCAGCTCGGATGCAAAGGCTGAGGCGGCAGAAAACTCTCTCTTCTTTGAAGACGCAGCCAGCCCGACGGCCGCCCTTGCTGACAGCGACGAACAAGGTGGATTCTCCGAGGAAGAGGTGGTTGCCTCTCTCAACCACTCTCCCCTTGACGAGATCGAACAGAAGCTCGATTTCTTCTTCGGCGATGAACTCGGGGAAGCCGCCGAAGCGGAGGTCGCAGACAGGGAGGCCGACCAGGCACTATCCGGGCCTGCTCCAGCACTCAGTGGCTTTGCCACAGAAACCGAGGAGGAGTTACCAGTGGCCGCTCCTAACGGCGAGGAAGAGACAACAGAGCTTTCCGGTGCCCTGGATGCTTTTTTTGATGCCGATACCCAAAGTGCCGATACAGAGGTGGCGGTGGCTGTCGATGCAGAAGACACGCTCACCGAGGCCCTTGAGGCCACCTTTGACGGTGGACAACAGCCGGTCGTGGCAGCTGCAGGATTCCCGGCTTCCCTGTCCACCCTGGGTGCCCTGTTACCGGGAGCGGTTCGTGCCCTTGATCGCGAAAAACTCAGGGAAGCAGACTCGATGCTTGCCAGCCTGCAGCTGTCCAGCCCCTCCAATGAGCACAAAGCCCTGACGCAGCTGCTGCAATCGGTGGTGACCATGCTTTCCCGCCTGCCGGCCAAGAGCGAGGCCGAGACGGAAAAGCTGATCAATTATCTCTATGAGCAGCTATTGGCCGATACCCTTGCCCCCTCCGTGCTCATAACCGCTGTGGACAAGTTCAACCGGTGGATGCAGGCGGCCAGCGCACTCATGCCCCTGGTGCCGACGGTGGAACAGCAGGAGGACGAGGCCGTGCCGGGACCGCAGTTCAATTACACCGCCAAGGAACTGTATTTCGAGTTGGCGCAACTGCGACTGTACATGAATGAGGAATTTTCAAAAATCCGCCACCACCTCCAACATCACCATTAAAGGCGATCTTATCTTCTCCGTGAAATAAGGCGGGATCGGATTTTTCCGGTCCCGCCTTTTTATTTTCGTGGATCAAAGGCCTCTCGCAAGGCCTCGCCGATAAAGATGAGCAGCACCAGAGCGCCGACCAGAACGACGAAGGTGGAAAGGGAAAGCCACCAGGCCTCGATGTTGGCCTTACCCTGGGCAAGCAGCTCCCCCAAACTCGGGGTCGAAGGCGGTACGCCCAGGCCAAGGAAATCCAGGCTGGTGAGGGCCAGAATTGCCCCGGACATACGAAACGGCAAAAAGGTGATGACCGGCGTCATACTGTTGGGCAGCAGATGACGGTACATGATGGTAGCGTTGTTGACGCCCAAGGCTTTGGCGGCCTTGACATACTCCATGTTCCGTCCCTTGAGGAACTCGGCGCGAACGTAGTCCGAGAGTCCCATCCACCCGAACAGGGAAAGGAGAATCAACAGCAGCAGCATCGATGGCTTGAAGATCGAGGCAAAGATAATAAGCAGGTACAACTCGGGCATAGAGCCCCAGAGTTCAATAAACCGCTGAAAGAAGAGATCGGTCTTCCCGCCGAAGAAGCCCTGTACCGATCCGGCGATGATCCCCAACAGGGTGCCAATGGCGGTCAAAGCCGCGCCAAAGAGGATACTGAGGCGAAACCCATAGATGAGCCGGGCAAGGACATCTCGGCCCCGGTCATCGGTGCCGAGGAAATTTTCTCGGGAGGGAGGCGCCGGGACCGGTCGCTCAAGACTGAGGTTGATCGAATTGAAGCTATGCGGATTTGGGGGAAAAAAAACAAAATTGCCCTTCTTGTGCAACTGTTCAAGGATGAAGGGATCCCGGTAATCGGTCTCGGTTTCGAAAATTCCGCCGAAGGTGGTTTCCGGATACATGGTGAACAGGGGGAAATAGGATTTTCCCTCATACTGGATGAAGAGCGGCTTGTCGTTGCTGAGTATCTCGGCGAATAGGCTAAGCCCGAACAGGCAGAGAAAGAGAATGAGCGAATAGTAGCCCCGTCTATTTTTCTTGAACCGTATCCATCGGTTCCGGCCAAGACCGTTTCCTGTCTGACATGAGCGCGCCATTTACTTTCGTCCTTCAAAGCTGATCCGTGGATCAACCAGCACATAGGAAAGATCCGAGAGTAATCTGGAGACAAGACCGATCAGGGTGAAGAAATACAATGTGCCCAAGACCACCGGATAATCACGGTTCATGACCGACTCATAGGCGAGCAGGCCCATGCCATCGAGGGAAAAGATGGTTTCGATCAGCAGACTGCCGGTAAAGAAGGCGGTGATGAAACTCCCGGGAAACCCGGTGATAATGGGAATTATCGCATTGCGGAATACGTGCTTGTACAGCACCTGACGCTCCTCCAACCCCTTGGCCCGTGCCGTGATCACGTACTGTTTTCGAATCTCCTCGAGGAACGAATTTTTGGTCAACAGGGTCATGACCGCCAGACTCCCCACGGTCGATGCGATGATGGGCAGGACCATGTGCCACAGATAATCGAGGATCTTGGCCATGGGGCTCAACTGATGCCAATTGTCCGAGACCAGCCCACGAAGGGGAAAAATACTCCAAAAACTGCCGCCGCCAAAGAGTACGATGAGAACGATGCCAAGGACAAATCCGGGTATGGCATAGCCGATCAGGATGGCCGAACTGCTCACCACGTCAAAGGTCGAGCCGTCGCGGACCGCCTTGGCAATCCCCAGAGGTATGCAGACCGAATAGACAATGAGAAAACTCCACAGTCCAAGGGACATCGACACCGGCAGTTTTGAGATCACCAGCTGGGCCACACTCATGTGGTGGTAATAGGACTGACCGAAATCAAAGGTCAGATAGTTGCGCATCATATCGAGAAATCGCTGCACCGGCGGTTTGTCGAAACCATAGAGTTTTTTCAGCTGCTCGATCCGCTCCTGATCAAGCCCTTTGTTCCCCTGATACAGGCTTGTGGCGGCTGTCGTCTCCTGACCGGTCCCGAATCCGCTGAGCTGGGCCATCATTCGATCAACCGGGCCACCGGGCACAAATTGGGTGACAACAAAGGTGATCAGCATCACCCCGATCAGGGTGGGGATCATCAACAGAAGCCGTTTACAAATGTAGAGAGCCATAGTGCCCAGGGGAGATCACAGGGTTATCGTCGTGGAAGTACATCGGCGAACGGGGCAGGATGTTTCCACCATCACAGTAGTCTGCCTTCGGACTTTGCGGTGAACCTATATGGGGCATCATGTTAAATAATGGATGAGAGGTGCATACAGAGGGCATACCTTGCCACCGCACACGGTTCCCCCCCTCTTGCCCTTTGCCCAAGCCATCAGCGGATGCGGATGCCGCCGACAAAATCATTGTCCTCCTGTTCGCGGCGGGTTCGCCCTGCCCGATCAAAGCTCTTCCTGGGCATCGGCTCTTCCTCCTGGAAGGGTTCGGCCACTGTTGAAGGGCGATTGCTGATGGGGGGACGATTGAGGGGTGAGCGTGTTTCCTGCTCAAGGGCACTTGCTTCACGTTTCTGCGGGACAACCGGGTGTTGCGTTTGCGGAAATTCGACCTCTTCCTCCATTCGCGGACCGGTAGTCCTCCCCTTCTCTGCAACAGGTTTCTTGAGAAAGGCCAACAGACCGTCCTGGAGCAGAGAAACATCTACCAGTTCCCAGCATTCCTGTCCCATCAGGTTCAGGGTCTTTTCCATTTCCTCATCATCCACGTACCGATCCCCAAGCAGACCGTCTTTGGTAAATTCAAACAGGATTGTTCGATATTGCCAGACCATCTCATCCTCTCCTCAAAAAGGAAATAATTTTATCGTTATCGAGGCGTTTTACGAGAACGACAGCGTGCACTGCCACCCAATGCCTTTGCCCCTGATACGTACATCAAGGTTGTTCTTGTTGATAGACGGCGCGCACTTCCTCGGCAATAAGGCCGATCCCCCGCCGGACATCGTGTTCATCCTGGGAATAGGTGATACGCAGGCATTCCTGCTGGTGTTGCCAGCCTGGTTCCAGCCCGGGGAAAAAATAATCGCCGGAAACCACCACCACACCTCTGGCCTTCAGCCGCTCATATAAAACTCGGCTGGAAACCGGTAGACCTGGAAACCAAATCCAAAGAAACATCGCTCCTTCGGGGACATGCACCTTGAACGGAAAGCCGGTGAAAAAGTGATCAATAGCCTGCAACGCTGATTCCATCTTGTGGCGGTAATAGGGACGGACAACCTCGCTACAGAGGCGAATGATCTCGCCGGATTCGATGAGAGGGGTGGTCAGCATAGCGCCGAAACTGGCCGTAGCTAGATTGATCACCGCATTGGCCCCGGAAACATGGCGAACGATCTCTGTATCGGCAACGATGATGCCGGTGCGTGCCGCTGGCAGGCCGAATTTGGAAAGCGACATGCACAAAATCAGGTGGCGATCCCACATGGGCCTGGCTTCGGTGTACATCATCCCTGGAAATGGCACCCCATAAGCGTTGTCGATAATCAGCGGAATATCGTTTTTCTTGGCTAGCTGGGCCAGCTCACCGACCTCATCGTCGGTGAGTACGTTTCCGGTGGGATTGGTGGGACGTGACACGCAGATGGCACCGATCTCCGGACCGATGTCCACCTGTTCGAAATCGACATGATATTTAAAGAAGTGTTCTCCGATCTGTTCGATTTTGGGCCGCACCGAGGTAAAGAGTTCTTCCTCTATGCCGAGATCCGCATAACCGATATATTCCGGAGCCATCGGCAGCAGTATTTTGCGAAAGCCATCTTCAGAGGTTTTGCCGGCAAAGAGATTGAACAACAGAAAAAAAGCGTTCTGACTGCCATTGGTCAGGCAGATATTGTCTTCACTGACATCCCAGCCGTACTCCCGGCAAAACAGTTGGGCAAGAGCCCTGCGAAAGCCGCCGTCTCCACGGGGAGGATCATAGATACCGATCAGTTTACTCAACCGCCGCTCATCATTGATCAGCCTGGCCAGGCTGTCGCGCATCGCCTCCTGGATTTCGGGAATGTGGCCTGGGTTGCCACCTCCCATCATAATCAGCTTGCCGTCGGCCATGGCTGTACCGAGATCATCCATCAACGAAAGGATACCGGCACCTGTGGAGAATTTTTGACCAAAGGCCGAAAGTTTCATCAAACCCGCTCCTTGTACACTGATTCAGAGTCCCTCGCTGCGTGGTCGGCAGAAATGGACTACGTTCGTCTCTAAAACTGATAATTTTACCAGTTTCGGAGTAAAAAATCCAACCAGCAATTGCTGAAACCGTGCAATGATTGTTTTGCCTCCGGGAGCTGGCAACAACGCATGAGATCACAGCCACCTCGAGGGTGCATTACCGTGATGTTTTGTTGTCGGGAGGATCTTTCTTTTATGAAACCGCGTCATTTGGCGGGGCGTACCTGAAAAAACTGACAGGGCGAACCGGATGTGGTCAACACGACCTGAGAGGGAAAGAGGGCACTTTTAAACCCATAGGCGCGGCAGCCACGGGGGCGGGCAGGTTCGTAGGTGATAAAAAAATGTCTGCAGAGCATACAGTTGGGAGCCTGCCCCGATGTCTTTCGTTCCATGGTCAATGCGCAATCAGTCGACAGCGTTCAATGGTGTTTTTGTCGTTCTCAAAAGCCCCTCGAGAACAACGTTTCGGGGCTTCGTGATAGACTGATTTCACTGTCCGTGATTTTCAATATTTTTGACTTTTTACGATGCCACTTTTTTGGGATAATCAAAAAAAAGCAAGGTACCGCTCTCCGCACAGATTTCTTTCCAGGTTTGCCCAGCAAATTCAAGCCCAACAATACCGCAGGTCGGAATGTTGTCGATCTGCAAACCTGAGAGAAAATTGACCAGCGCAGTACACTCCGGATTATGCCCCACCATCATCAATGTCTTGATTCGGGAGTCCACATTGTGGATCAGGGTCAGCAACTGTGCCACACTGGCTTCATATTGCTGTGCATCGAAGACAATCTGCTCATAGGGGTATGCAAGCTGTTGGCTATATTGACGAGCGGTTTCCCGGGCGCGTTCGGCGGGGCTGGAACAGATCAAATCCGGTTTGATTCCCTGAGCCGCCAGTCGTTTTCCCATGAGCGGCGCATCCCGTATGCCCCGCTTGTTCAATGGCCGATCAAAATCGCGCAGCTCAGGATCGCTCCAACTCGATTTTGCATGCCTGCAGATGATCAGTCGTTTCATGAACCAGTCTGCCCCCCACAGAGTTCCTGCCAGAGTGTTTCATAGGATTTTGCGGCCATGGAGTGGGGGTGAGCCGCGGTTACCGGTTGGCGATACACGCCCATGCGTTCAATGTCGGTGGAATACGGAATGCTGGTCGTCAAAACGCCCTGTTGCCCCTCCATGGACTGCATCACCTCCGTATGCAGTTTTTTGCGTTTTTCCACCATGGAAAAAAAGATCCGGACCTTTTCGCGCCCCTGACCGATCTCGTCGAGAAAGGCGAAGAGCTGTTCCAAAGAGAGGATGGAGAGGGTTGTGGGGATGACGGGAACCAGAATCAGATCGGCTGCATAAAAGATATTTTCCGAAAGCAGGGTGAGATTTGGAGGGCAGTCGAGCACAATCTGCTCGTACTCATCCTGTAAGGGCTGCAGTACCTTTTTCAACCGTTGTTGCGATTTTTTGCACTCATCCAGGGCGATATCGATATTGCGGTAGGAAAAGTCGGCGGGAAGCATATCCAACCCCGGGAAGTCGGTCCCGCGAATATTCTGATCGATATGTTTGCCGCCCTTGAGCAACTTTTTGGTCCCAAATTTATCAGGCGAACGAATGCGAAAATAGTAGGAGGCCGATCCCTGGGGATCCATATCAAGCAGCAGGGTTTTTCGTTCAATCGAGGCCAGGTAGGCCAGATTGACCGAGGTGGCCGTTTTCCCGACCCCGCCTTTGATATTGTACACCGCAAGTATGCTCATATCGACTCCTGCTTTTTCTTGAAAAGTTGCTGACAGAGGTCCGTGGTCTCCGCATCTGAAAACTGGGCAAAGGCCTCCTTGAAATGACTGCGCAGTTCCCGTTGCTCCTGATACAGGTTTTGCATCAGTCCCCCTAGGGCGGCGGCAACGGCGATCTGGTCTTTGACCGGGTTTTTCTCTTCTAAGGTTTGCAGGGTCTGGCGCAGCATGGCCTGCTGGACGGAGAGGTCGTTGAACACCCCTAGGATATCCTGCAGTTTCTTTAAGTGCCGGACCACGATCTGCAGTTCCTCTTTCGGATACAGGCTGCTGAAAAACTCCATGGAATACCGAAGTTTTTTGCACTGAATGCGCAACTGGTGCACCTCTTCATCCGGTGTGGTCGTGTCCAGGGAGCCCCCCGAACGAAGCACTTTTTTGTGATGGCGACGGATAATCGGATCGGCCACCTCCTTCACTCCCACATGGGCCAGGGGCGCAGGGTGCAACTCGGCCTGTTCGAGGCACAACTGCCACTCCTCAAAAAGGGCAGTGATTTTCTTGGCGGACAGCCGCCGGGCCAGTTTCTTCTGCTCGCGCTGTCGCTGCCTGGCAAGGTCGTCAAAAAACAGCGCCAAACCGGGTTGCAGTTGGGGCGCCAAGCGTTCAAGGTAGGTGTTCCGATCTTTGAGATAGACATCCAGGTCCCGGGTCGGGCCGGTGGTGCTGCCCAGTTCGGCAAATTCCTTCTTAAAACGGGCCACCACCGTTGCCGGCAGAACCTGTTTGATCAGGCTGAGCCCGGAACGGGTGCGACGTACGGCGACACGAAGGTCATGCAAAAACTCGATATCCCAATCCGCAACAACTCCCCCGATATTTCTTCGCATGCTGGTGAGCAGGTCAAGATAGATCTCGCCCATGGCCTGGCGGGCGGTACTCTCCGGGTTGAGGGTTAGGTTGAATTTTGAGCTGTAATCAAGGGGAACACGACCGCCGGTGCGGCAGGCCTCCTCAAAGCCGATGAGCGAGGAGACCTCTTCCTTGACACCGTGGCGACTGAGGATGTCCCTGGCTCGGGCGAGTTCCTCATCATAGCCGCGAACGGCAAACAGGCGGGCCAAACGATAACTAAAATCCTGACCGGCAGGGTGTTGCCGCTCGACGATCAACCGGACCACGGTTTTTTCGTCCTGGTTGAGCAGACGATACTGACGACCGCTTAGATGTACGGCAGCCAAGGGCAACAGACACCGGATACCGAGGAGAGGTTCGAGGGCATCACGCAGGGGGCCGGGAGGGAAATCGGCGGCAAAACAGGGAGGGGTGAGTTGAGGTCCTCCCTGTTGCAGGGTCACTTCGCAGCTGTCGCCATGGTACAGGGTCCATGAGGAGCCGTGGTTGTGGAGGATATAATCCTGGCGAAAGAGTCGCCAGTCAAAAGTATCGGCATAATCGACCTTGGCGCTGTATTCCGGCAAAGATTCCACGGTGAAGACTGCTTCCAAGGCAGTCAGCAGCTGTGGGGTTTCAAGGTCCTCAGGAATGCGCCATGTCGCCGTGCCGTAGGGGTTCATATCATCTGCCCTAACTTCGGTAATCCGCATTGATCTTGACGTAATCATAGGAAAAGTCACAGGTGTAGACCTCTCCGCTACCGGTTCCCGCTCCGAGATCGACCGTTACGGTGAACTCACGCTGTTTCAGGACCTTGGTCGCAGCCTCCTCGACATCACCGCCGACAAACAAACCTTTTTTGACCAGCTGCACCTTGTCAAAGCTGATGGCGACATTTTCCTGGTGAAAGTTGCACTCCGAACGGCCGAGGGCGGCGATGATCCGTCCCCAGTTGGCGTCTTCACCGAAAAAGGCGGTCTTCACCAGGGCTGAATTGGCAATGGTCCGTGCCGCCTGTACAGCCTGCTGTTCATTCTCTGCACCATTGACGCGGATGGTGACCAGCTTGGTGGCTCCCTCCCCGTCGGCAACGATTTTCAGGGCCAGCTCGCGGCAAACCTGTTCCAGGGCGGCGGAAAAGTCTGCTGCGGCCTGGGAGAACGCATCGTTGACCTGGGGATTGTCAGCGGCACCGTTGGCCATCACCAGCACCATATCGTTGGTCGAGGTGTCGCCGTCCACGGTGATACGGTTGAAACTGCGCTCCACCGCGGACTTGAGCGCCTGCTCAAGCAAGGCCAGGTCGATGTCGGCATCGGTGACGATAAAACAAAGCATGGTCGCCATGTTGGGCATGATCATGCCGGAGCCCTTGGCCACGCCGAAAAGTGACACCTCCACGCCGTTGAGCATGACCTTGACTTGGGATGTCTTGGCGACCAGGTCGGTGGTCATGATGGCACGGGAGAGATCGTCAAACCCGTCTGGAGAGAGTTTGCCCACCAGCCCTGGCATGGCACGGGAAAATGGCGTCTGGTCGAGCTGCTGCCCAATGACGCCGGTGGAGGCCACCTGCACGAGTTCGGCATCGATCCCCAGTTCCCTGGCCGCCATCTCGCTGGTCGCCAGGGCCAGATCAAGTCCTTCACGCCCGGTACAGGCATTGGCGTTACCGGAGTTGACCAGGACAGCCTGGGCCCTGCCGGTCGCCAGCCGTTCCATGTCGAGCAGCAATGGCGCGGCCTTGACCTTGTTGGTGGTGAACACCCCGGCTGTGACCGCAGGGGTGGTTGAAAAAATCATACCCAGGTCAAGTCGCCCCGAATAACGTATCCCAGCCTCGACGGCAGCGGCCAAAAATCCTTTTACCTGCATGGAACATCCTGTTTCACTTAAAGTTATAGAAAATACAATGACCTTTACTCTACCAGATAGCAGTTAAATTTAAAGGGGGAACCGCTGGGCAGACTGATTTTCCTTGACCGCAACCCGGTTTACGGGCACTTTAGGCACTCTTTGGCACCAAGAGAACAACCTGTGCAGCATCCTGTGTCGTTCCCGGGAATTTGCCTCCCGGCACGGTGCCCAGCCCGTTGAGACTCTGCCATGATTTATGGAATGCCGATAGCCGAGCCGCTTCACATTCACCCCATGGTCTGCACTGCATGAATGGTTTTACCTGGGGCCTGACCTCCGCGGTCTTTCTTCTTGACCTGGCTATCCGTATCGGGCTTTCCCTGCGGGTCATTATGCGCAAGCGTGCACCCAGTGTCTCCATCGCCTGGTTGGTGATCGTCCTCCTTTTTCCCTTTGCCGGTGCCATCACCTATCTTCTGCTCGGTGAAACCCGCCTTGGCGAGCGACGAGCCGCACGTCTGGTCAAAGGCCGCCCCATGATACGGCAGTGGTCCACCACCCTGCAGCAGCATCCTCCAATCGATTGGACAAAGGTGAATCCGGAATGTCTGCCCCTGGATCGGCTGATCCTGGCCAAGACCGGTATTCCCACCATCGCCGCAAACCAGCTGGAGCTGATCGAGTGCGCGAAGGATTTTTTTGCCCGCCTGCTCGCCGACATACGAAGGGCAAAACACAGCATCTTCCTTGAGTTCTATATCCTCAACAAAGGCGGAAAGGTCGACCAACTGATCAGCGAGCTTTTTGAGGCAAGAAAACGGGGGGTCTGCTGCCGCTTGCTCCTTGACAGTATCGGGGCAAAACCCTTTCTCCGCAGCCAGGTGGCGGCATCGCTTCGCCATGCAGGGGTGGAAATTGTCGAAGCGCTTCCCGCCGGACTGATCCGCGCCCTCTTTGTCCGCATCGATTTACGCAACCATCGCAAAATCGCCCTCATTGACGGAAAAATTGCCTATACCGGCAGCCAGAACCTGGTGGATCCGCGTTTTTTCAAACAGAAAACCGGCGTGGGCGAATGGATCGATGTCATGGTCCGCATCACCGGGCCGGTCACCGAACTGCTCCAGGCGACCTTTCTGTTCGATTGGCATCTCGAACAAGGCGAGGACGCCCCCGGGGATCCCATGG
Coding sequences within it:
- the argJ gene encoding bifunctional glutamate N-acetyltransferase/amino-acid acetyltransferase ArgJ, producing MQVKGFLAAAVEAGIRYSGRLDLGMIFSTTPAVTAGVFTTNKVKAAPLLLDMERLATGRAQAVLVNSGNANACTGREGLDLALATSEMAARELGIDAELVQVASTGVIGQQLDQTPFSRAMPGLVGKLSPDGFDDLSRAIMTTDLVAKTSQVKVMLNGVEVSLFGVAKGSGMIMPNMATMLCFIVTDADIDLALLEQALKSAVERSFNRITVDGDTSTNDMVLVMANGAADNPQVNDAFSQAAADFSAALEQVCRELALKIVADGEGATKLVTIRVNGAENEQQAVQAARTIANSALVKTAFFGEDANWGRIIAALGRSECNFHQENVAISFDKVQLVKKGLFVGGDVEEAATKVLKQREFTVTVDLGAGTGSGEVYTCDFSYDYVKINADYRS
- the cls gene encoding cardiolipin synthase; the protein is MNGFTWGLTSAVFLLDLAIRIGLSLRVIMRKRAPSVSIAWLVIVLLFPFAGAITYLLLGETRLGERRAARLVKGRPMIRQWSTTLQQHPPIDWTKVNPECLPLDRLILAKTGIPTIAANQLELIECAKDFFARLLADIRRAKHSIFLEFYILNKGGKVDQLISELFEARKRGVCCRLLLDSIGAKPFLRSQVAASLRHAGVEIVEALPAGLIRALFVRIDLRNHRKIALIDGKIAYTGSQNLVDPRFFKQKTGVGEWIDVMVRITGPVTELLQATFLFDWHLEQGEDAPGDPMATNLHPVAPSGQALVQLAPSGPGYGENTIHNLLLTTIYAARREIVLTTPYFVPDNALLAALQSAAERGVEVWIIVPKYNDSHLVHYASRARYDLLAKAGVRIMAFSGGLLHAKTITVDQDFCLFGSVNLDMRSFWLNFEMTLFVYDHEFTRKVRELQQGYLQQTTRYDTEKFQNRSFGERLLENIALLVSPLL